A stretch of Orientia tsutsugamushi DNA encodes these proteins:
- a CDS encoding ATP-binding protein produces MPIQDEGQNKINKLTEKLSTEGINSTTIKQIDAELQKLYFQLEESEQVSINCIEWIQYFRLIVNNYDRKKVNIIASLNGMIFLFRQYIASTNVRIETFNIELLINNTVIRMREHFENENIKLNVQNDIKTVLIGDSFRIKAVISQLIGSAIINSSKNSKITINLNQYSEILQFTVQNIGLSTSKEKLERINAELENLNLVTYQELGEGLAFIKHLTDQLKGRLRAKEENNYITFSFEVPITSLNYSLGECYERKEENN; encoded by the coding sequence ATGCCTATTCAAGACGAAGGTCAAAATAAAATCAATAAATTAACCGAAAAATTATCTACAGAGGGAATTAATAGCACAACAATAAAACAGATAGACGCTGAATTGCAAAAACTATACTTTCAGCTAGAGGAATCTGAGCAAGTAAGCATAAATTGCATAGAGTGGATACAATATTTTAGGCTAATAGTAAATAACTACGACAGAAAAAAAGTAAATATAATAGCTTCTCTAAATGGAATGATTTTTTTATTTAGACAATACATAGCATCAACGAATGTAAGAATTGAAACATTTAACATAGAATTGCTAATAAATAATACCGTTATCAGAATGAGGGAACATTTTGAAAATGAGAATATAAAGCTAAATGTTCAAAATGACATAAAGACGGTTCTGATTGGAGATAGTTTTCGAATAAAAGCAGTAATAAGTCAGTTAATTGGTAGTGCTATTATAAATAGCAGCAAAAATAGCAAGATTACTATTAACCTCAATCAGTATTCAGAAATATTACAATTTACAGTACAAAACATAGGACTAAGCACTTCTAAAGAAAAATTAGAAAGAATAAATGCTGAACTAGAGAATTTGAATTTGGTAACGTATCAAGAACTAGGAGAAGGATTAGCATTTATAAAACATCTTACAGATCAGCTAAAAGGAAGACTAAGAGCAAAAGAGGAAAATAATTACATAACTTTTTCATTTGAAGTGCCAATAACTAGTTTGAATTATTCTTTAGGAGAATGCTATGAAAGAAAAGAAGAAAACAATTAA
- a CDS encoding sensor histidine kinase, producing MKEKKKTINKWMVQIPPIPITLMNGESENIDEYMEIITKLRKAKYQVEVAESLKEYCTDLIQEIKYRFNIATSEIARLASEIMLNDSENKDKLKTILNRSTNLQEYCNDVVYTLRSEIENENLCLKKFSIQKLVKNAVRRLEDIAKEKDIKINYNFQYKMKDIVIGNSDHLQAILSQLIGSVIRFNHSCQVIITVHLFTVKNYIKSDNILQFRIHDTGSGISKEKLGNIKAKLADFELVRDYPLMLESGLWFVNYLVNQLNGEMEIESEKDKFTTITCNIPVQLF from the coding sequence ATGAAAGAAAAGAAGAAAACAATTAACAAATGGATGGTACAAATTCCTCCAATACCAATTACGTTGATGAATGGAGAGAGTGAGAATATCGATGAATATATGGAAATAATAACAAAGCTAAGAAAAGCGAAGTATCAGGTCGAGGTAGCTGAATCATTGAAAGAATATTGTACAGATTTAATACAGGAGATTAAATATAGATTTAATATTGCAACGAGTGAAATTGCAAGGCTAGCAAGCGAGATCATGTTAAATGATTCGGAAAATAAAGATAAGCTGAAAACAATATTAAATCGATCAACAAATCTTCAAGAGTACTGTAATGATGTAGTTTACACGCTTAGAAGCGAAATTGAGAATGAAAATTTATGTTTAAAAAAATTTAGCATACAAAAGCTAGTAAAGAATGCCGTTAGGCGACTAGAAGACATTGCAAAAGAGAAAGATATAAAAATCAATTACAATTTTCAGTACAAAATGAAGGATATTGTGATTGGAAATAGTGATCATTTACAGGCTATATTAAGTCAATTAATAGGAAGCGTCATTAGATTTAATCACAGCTGCCAGGTTATAATTACAGTTCATTTGTTTACTGTAAAAAATTATATAAAAAGCGATAACATACTACAATTTAGAATACACGATACAGGAAGCGGTATTTCAAAAGAAAAATTAGGGAATATAAAAGCTAAATTAGCTGATTTTGAGTTGGTACGAGACTATCCGCTAATGCTTGAATCAGGATTATGGTTTGTAAATTACCTTGTCAATCAACTTAATGGAGAAATGGAAATAGAAAGCGAAAAAGACAAGTTTACAACCATTACTTGCAATATTCCAGTACAACTTTTTTAA
- a CDS encoding HD domain-containing protein has product MIDFYSESLLNKLFETNVRFDTKIDLDKVEKAIFYAKKYHGQQKRDTGELYYTHPLEVAYMVAYYSFETDTIITAILHDTIEDTTLTKEKIVKVFGRKIAEQVSDLTRIKDNKKISSREMIQTLYNRNKTELLLIKLFDRFHNIQTVSIKPYEKRQEIILETQQEFIPLAKYLNLPEIAIELNKYCELYVKTKV; this is encoded by the coding sequence ATGATAGACTTTTATAGCGAAAGCTTACTAAATAAGCTGTTTGAAACCAACGTAAGATTTGACACTAAAATTGATCTTGATAAAGTTGAAAAAGCAATATTTTATGCTAAAAAATATCATGGTCAGCAAAAGAGAGATACAGGAGAACTATACTACACACATCCATTAGAAGTAGCTTATATGGTTGCATACTACAGCTTTGAAACAGATACGATTATTACAGCAATACTACATGATACTATCGAAGACACAACACTAACCAAAGAAAAGATTGTTAAGGTATTCGGTAGAAAAATTGCGGAACAGGTTTCAGATCTCACCAGGATTAAGGATAATAAAAAAATTAGTTCTAGAGAGATGATTCAAACATTATATAACCGAAATAAAACAGAACTATTATTAATTAAGCTTTTCGACCGATTCCATAATATTCAGACCGTATCAATAAAACCTTATGAAAAAAGACAAGAAATCATACTAGAAACGCAGCAAGAATTTATACCTCTTGCTAAGTACCTTAATCTACCAGAAATTGCTATAGAGCTAAATAAATACTGTGAGCTTTATGTTAAAACTAAAGTTTAA
- a CDS encoding Rpn family recombination-promoting nuclease/putative transposase yields the protein MHLSRFLDPKNDVAFKKIFGSEKNKDILIHFLNDILLFEGNRKIIEVEFLGTILDADIASKKESIVDVLCKDKNGAQYIIEMQVDPTQGFEKRAQYYAAKAYGRQPNRGKEGKYSDLKEVIFIAIADYKLFPNKEDYISRHVILDKKTYEHDLKDFSFTFIELPKFKKDKVEELNNITEKWCYFFKHAKETTLDGYNKIIGEDLIIKRAYEALDQFNWSEDELITYEQELKRIWDNKAVEDYKLERAKAEGIKLGEAKGKAEGKAEGIKLGEAKGKAEGKAEGKAEGIKLGEAKGKAKAKKDLAIKLLKSELSVETIAEYTDLSIQEVLNLKNSVK from the coding sequence ATGCATTTATCAAGATTTCTAGATCCAAAGAATGATGTAGCATTTAAAAAGATATTTGGATCAGAAAAAAACAAGGACATACTAATACATTTTCTGAACGATATATTGTTGTTTGAAGGAAATAGAAAAATAATAGAAGTAGAGTTTTTAGGAACGATATTAGATGCAGACATAGCGTCCAAAAAAGAATCAATAGTAGATGTTTTGTGTAAAGATAAAAACGGTGCGCAATATATAATAGAAATGCAAGTAGATCCTACACAAGGATTTGAAAAAAGAGCACAGTATTATGCAGCAAAAGCATATGGCAGGCAACCAAATAGAGGAAAAGAAGGAAAATACTCAGACCTAAAGGAAGTTATATTTATAGCAATAGCAGATTATAAATTGTTTCCAAATAAAGAAGACTATATATCAAGGCATGTAATATTGGATAAAAAGACATATGAGCATGATCTAAAGGACTTTTCATTTACCTTTATAGAATTACCAAAATTTAAAAAAGATAAAGTGGAAGAGTTGAATAATATAACAGAGAAGTGGTGCTATTTTTTTAAACATGCAAAAGAAACAACATTAGATGGATATAATAAAATAATAGGCGAAGATTTAATAATAAAAAGAGCGTATGAGGCATTAGATCAGTTTAATTGGAGTGAAGACGAACTAATAACCTATGAACAAGAGTTAAAGCGTATATGGGATAATAAAGCAGTCGAAGATTATAAACTCGAACGCGCTAAAGCTGAAGGCATAAAGCTCGGTGAGGCTAAAGGTAAAGCTGAAGGTAAAGCTGAAGGCATAAAGCTCGGTGAAGCTAAAGGTAAAGCTGAAGGTAAAGCTGAAGGTAAAGCTGAAGGCATAAAGCTCGGTGAAGCTAAAGGTAAAGCTAAAGCAAAAAAAGATTTGGCAATAAAATTATTGAAATCTGAATTATCAGTTGAGACAATTGCTGAATATACGGATTTATCAATACAAGAAGTATTAAATTTAAAAAATAGTGTAAAATAA
- a CDS encoding conjugal transfer protein TraD, translating to MANLMQQKITLQQKKARLIMDEVNLKIKERKMRTRRLIEMGGLLAKANLDHLPTNTLFGAIVSLKETLTQHPNVQDHWTTIGKDIFDKEQQNKAAVILKFASEPDENTKRHIHLHGLKWNSFRQEWCGHVKDIEALKNGLLNVQYSIELVV from the coding sequence ATGGCAAATCTTATGCAGCAAAAAATTACTCTTCAGCAAAAAAAGGCTAGGCTAATCATGGATGAGGTTAACCTTAAAATTAAAGAACGTAAAATGCGTACTCGACGTCTTATCGAAATGGGTGGATTACTTGCTAAAGCTAATCTTGATCACTTACCAACAAATACTTTATTTGGTGCAATTGTTTCACTAAAAGAAACTTTAACACAACATCCAAATGTTCAGGATCATTGGACTACAATAGGTAAAGATATTTTTGATAAAGAACAGCAAAATAAAGCTGCCGTGATTTTAAAATTTGCCTCTGAACCAGACGAAAACACTAAGCGCCACATTCACCTTCATGGCTTAAAATGGAACAGTTTTCGTCAAGAATGGTGCGGTCATGTTAAGGACATTGAGGCCTTAAAGAATGGCCTTCTCAATGTTCAGTATAGTATAGAACTTGTAGTGTGA
- the ltrA gene encoding group II intron reverse transcriptase/maturase: MLNANVTIETKDNFKKIYWHSIDWKEIIQKVNNLRRRIYRASANGNMKLVRNLQRLMLKSRANRLLAIRRVTQINKGRKSPGIDKIVVKTDKERSLLMEKLADNNLSSVKPIKRVYIPKSNGESRPLGLPTILDRCRQAVVKSALEPYWEAKFEGCSYGFRPGRSAHDAIQRISGIIRHGTNRNWILDADIKGAFDNIDHNFLLKIIGNFPARNWIQAWLKSGVMQDYQIIKTTAGTPQGGLISPLLLNITLHGMSDILNIIYNKYDHLYSKSEYALVRYADDFVVCAKSESSCIRAKSIINDWLSIRGLELSKEKTRILHINEGFDFLGFNIRQYKTNSTRRGVALLVKPSKDSIKSFKKRMSIEWKKSFSWNIDRIIDNLNSKIFGWCSYFNKVVSKKIFSNLDCWMWIRQARFACRKHPKKSWEWLKKKYWGRIKGRNDNWVFMNKDLYLWKLQWTTIKRHILVKGKSSPDNSKLREYWHKRQADSPKYLFKSRQILWRRQKGKCLVCFDLIDNGESVHVHHITPIRCGGTDHINNLCLLHENCHRQVHSNRGQLIAAVCKLLEPYAE; encoded by the coding sequence ATGCTAAACGCAAATGTAACAATTGAGACTAAAGATAATTTCAAGAAAATCTATTGGCATTCAATAGACTGGAAAGAAATTATACAAAAGGTTAATAATCTTCGTAGACGTATTTATAGGGCATCTGCAAATGGTAATATGAAGTTAGTACGTAACTTACAAAGATTGATGTTAAAATCAAGAGCAAATAGGTTACTTGCTATAAGACGTGTTACTCAAATCAACAAAGGACGAAAAAGTCCTGGAATTGATAAAATAGTTGTTAAGACAGATAAAGAAAGGAGTCTGTTGATGGAAAAGTTAGCAGATAATAATCTATCATCTGTAAAACCGATTAAGCGTGTATACATACCAAAAAGTAATGGCGAATCTAGACCTTTAGGCTTGCCAACTATTTTGGATAGGTGTAGACAGGCTGTTGTAAAATCAGCACTTGAACCATATTGGGAAGCTAAGTTTGAAGGTTGCAGCTATGGCTTTAGACCTGGACGTAGCGCTCACGATGCAATACAGAGAATATCTGGTATTATTCGACATGGAACCAATAGAAATTGGATATTAGATGCTGATATTAAAGGAGCATTTGATAATATTGATCATAATTTTCTTTTGAAAATTATAGGAAATTTCCCTGCTCGTAATTGGATTCAAGCATGGCTTAAATCTGGTGTAATGCAGGATTATCAAATTATCAAAACAACAGCTGGTACTCCACAAGGTGGATTAATTTCTCCATTACTTTTAAACATAACTCTTCATGGAATGAGTGATATACTTAATATTATCTATAATAAGTATGATCACCTATATTCTAAATCCGAATATGCTTTAGTGAGATACGCTGATGATTTTGTCGTTTGCGCTAAGTCAGAAAGCTCATGTATCAGAGCCAAAAGTATTATTAATGATTGGTTAAGTATTAGAGGCTTAGAATTGTCAAAGGAAAAAACCAGGATACTTCATATTAATGAAGGTTTTGATTTCCTTGGATTTAATATTCGACAATATAAAACCAATAGTACAAGAAGAGGTGTAGCTCTACTAGTTAAACCGTCTAAAGACTCTATAAAGTCGTTTAAAAAACGAATGTCAATAGAATGGAAAAAAAGTTTCTCATGGAATATTGATAGAATAATTGATAATCTAAATTCTAAAATATTTGGATGGTGCAGTTATTTCAACAAAGTTGTGTCCAAGAAAATTTTTTCCAATTTAGACTGTTGGATGTGGATTCGACAAGCAAGATTTGCATGTAGAAAACATCCTAAAAAATCCTGGGAATGGCTTAAGAAAAAGTATTGGGGTCGCATTAAAGGCAGAAATGATAATTGGGTCTTTATGAATAAAGATCTATATCTATGGAAATTACAATGGACAACGATTAAACGACATATTCTTGTTAAAGGTAAATCTTCTCCTGATAATTCAAAACTTAGAGAATATTGGCATAAACGTCAGGCTGATAGCCCTAAGTATTTGTTTAAATCTAGGCAGATTCTTTGGCGTAGACAAAAGGGTAAATGTCTTGTTTGTTTTGATTTAATAGATAATGGTGAAAGTGTTCATGTACATCATATAACACCTATAAGATGTGGTGGCACTGACCATATTAACAATTTGTGCTTATTGCATGAAAACTGCCATCGACAAGTACACAGTAATCGCGGACAACTTATTGCAGCTGTTTGTAAATTGCTTGAGCCGTATGCGGAGTAA